In Proteus vulgaris, one DNA window encodes the following:
- the mltC gene encoding membrane-bound lytic murein transglycosylase MltC produces the protein MKKILLLLIIAPLLISCSSQPSKTFEPDYAKDTNAFDILMGQFANNIEMIWGMKEVLIAGPKDYVKYTDAYKTRSHINFEAGTITIETLGGDAPQFQLHKAIVTTLLMGEDPGSIDLYSDVNNIPHSTEPFLSGQVLDNTGQPIRWEWRANKFADYLIANKLQKRQSGINTIWYVTINLVPNHLDKRAHKYLPLVQQAAAKYGVEPSLILAIMQIESSFNPYAVSSSDALGLMQIMPATAGRDVFRMQGKSGQPSRSYLFDPANNIDAGAAYISILQNSYLGDIKDPISRRYAVIQAYNGGAGSVLRIFHSDKKQAAAMINNLEPTQVYTTLRNKHPADQSRRYLEKVSTAQRNYR, from the coding sequence GCCCCACTACTCATTTCATGTAGTAGCCAACCCTCTAAGACATTTGAACCTGATTACGCAAAGGACACCAATGCATTCGATATTCTTATGGGGCAATTTGCCAATAATATCGAAATGATTTGGGGGATGAAGGAAGTTTTAATAGCCGGCCCTAAAGACTACGTAAAATATACTGACGCTTATAAAACCCGTAGCCATATTAACTTTGAAGCAGGTACCATCACGATAGAAACACTAGGTGGTGATGCTCCTCAATTCCAATTACATAAGGCAATTGTCACTACATTATTAATGGGTGAAGATCCTGGCTCTATAGACCTCTATTCTGATGTCAATAACATCCCTCACAGTACAGAACCTTTTTTATCAGGACAGGTTCTTGATAATACAGGTCAGCCTATACGCTGGGAATGGCGAGCCAATAAGTTTGCTGATTATCTGATTGCCAATAAATTACAAAAACGCCAATCTGGTATAAATACAATTTGGTATGTCACCATTAATTTAGTCCCTAATCACCTTGATAAACGTGCACATAAATACTTACCATTAGTCCAACAAGCGGCAGCTAAATATGGTGTTGAGCCTTCGCTTATCCTAGCTATTATGCAAATTGAATCAAGTTTTAACCCTTATGCTGTCAGTAGTTCAGACGCATTAGGTTTAATGCAAATTATGCCAGCAACGGCAGGACGAGATGTATTCCGCATGCAAGGTAAATCAGGGCAACCAAGCCGCAGTTACTTGTTTGATCCTGCTAATAATATCGATGCGGGTGCTGCTTATATTTCAATACTGCAAAACAGCTACCTTGGTGATATCAAAGATCCTATTTCACGCCGTTACGCCGTTATACAGGCTTACAATGGCGGTGCTGGCAGCGTCTTACGCATATTCCATAGTGATAAAAAACAAGCTGCAGCCATGATTAACAACCTAGAGCCTACGCAAGTGTATACCACGTTACGTAATAAGCACCCTGCCGACCAATCTCGTCGTTATCTTGAGAAAGTCAGTACGGCTCAACGCAACTATCGTTAA
- a CDS encoding Hcp family type VI secretion system effector: protein MSNNIYLRINGNIQGNISAGCSSYDSLGNKYQSSHLNEILVIASTFDISRRQNLSHAPLSITKHVDKSTPLLITAITNNEILKCEIDYYRTSHTGAQEKYMTVVLTNASIVNYSQIHASTLTQSNSLPSEIITIQYESITCNHIMAGTSGYSISELS, encoded by the coding sequence ATGTCTAATAATATTTATTTAAGAATAAATGGAAATATTCAGGGTAATATTTCAGCAGGATGCTCTTCATACGATTCACTTGGCAATAAATATCAGAGTTCTCACTTAAATGAAATATTAGTTATAGCATCCACATTTGATATATCAAGAAGACAAAATTTAAGTCATGCCCCTCTTTCTATAACCAAACATGTTGATAAATCGACACCATTACTAATTACGGCAATTACAAATAACGAAATTTTAAAATGTGAAATTGATTACTATAGAACTTCTCATACCGGCGCCCAAGAGAAATATATGACGGTTGTTTTAACCAATGCTTCTATTGTCAATTACTCACAAATACATGCAAGTACCTTAACTCAAAGTAATTCATTACCTAGCGAAATTATCACTATACAATATGAAAGTATCACCTGTAACCATATAATGGCAGGAACATCTGGATATAGTATTTCTGAACTAAGTTAA
- a CDS encoding ArdC family protein, which translates to MKKELIGRTSSRQNYPYHIVTSKIIEALEKGIEPWHKGLSVNAVTGHTSRLARKGSS; encoded by the coding sequence ATGAAAAAGGAATTAATAGGTCGGACATCCTCACGGCAAAACTATCCTTATCACATAGTGACAAGTAAGATTATTGAAGCATTAGAGAAAGGAATAGAACCTTGGCATAAAGGGCTATCCGTTAATGCAGTAACAGGGCATACTTCAAGACTTGCTAGAAAAGGAAGTAGCTAA
- a CDS encoding DUF4225 domain-containing protein, producing MTEYEIDYSYSDVYRDTLRRESSYLRKIAMKFAYQYIGDSFARMMFLNDIEQLIARTELEVSSYCLSLSAGLDNISDEIERLELQDNLLRNRSVMQYALFEIIRKQEESEENNKLTLKQVGFVSGAMQIYGGGASCVGSVGTLCSSLGVGMVSQGVNSMIENGYYLLFREEYSGPVRNGYRATSKALGYGDNEADIFYNVVDLSLSGASLLKPVLKEDSWKLFHYIKSDFITSWQSMGRLSLTSEFFFDGVTFYSTYDLYKEKNKSE from the coding sequence ATGACTGAGTATGAAATAGACTATAGTTATAGCGATGTATATAGAGATACATTAAGAAGAGAATCCAGTTATTTAAGAAAAATAGCAATGAAATTTGCCTATCAATATATTGGTGATTCTTTTGCAAGAATGATGTTCTTAAATGATATAGAACAACTTATTGCTAGAACAGAGTTAGAGGTAAGCAGTTATTGCTTAAGTTTATCAGCAGGGTTAGATAATATCTCAGATGAAATTGAAAGGTTAGAGTTACAGGATAATTTACTAAGAAATCGAAGCGTAATGCAATATGCACTTTTTGAAATAATACGTAAACAAGAAGAAAGTGAGGAAAATAATAAATTAACACTCAAACAAGTAGGTTTTGTCAGCGGAGCAATGCAAATATATGGAGGGGGAGCTTCTTGTGTGGGATCTGTCGGAACATTATGCAGTAGTTTAGGAGTTGGAATGGTATCTCAAGGTGTAAATAGTATGATTGAAAATGGATATTATTTATTATTTAGAGAGGAATATAGCGGACCTGTAAGAAACGGATATAGAGCAACATCTAAAGCTTTAGGTTATGGTGATAATGAAGCGGATATATTTTATAATGTGGTTGATTTAAGTTTATCTGGTGCATCACTACTAAAACCTGTTCTTAAAGAAGATTCATGGAAGTTATTTCATTATATTAAGAGTGATTTTATAACATCATGGCAATCAATGGGGCGATTATCACTTACTTCTGAGTTTTTCTTTGATGGTGTGACCTTCTATTCTACATACGATTTATATAAGGAAAAAAATAAAAGTGAATGA